In Brassica napus cultivar Da-Ae chromosome A3, Da-Ae, whole genome shotgun sequence, the sequence GCTGATCGAAATGTATTGCAAATGCGGGTCGTTAAAAATGGGTGAGCAAGTGTTCAAGGGGATGAGAAAGCGTGACTTAGCTTCATGGAACGCTATGATTCTAGGATTAGCTACACACGGAAGAGCTGATGAAGCTCTGGGTTGCTTCGACCGTATGGTGGGAAAAGAGGAGAATGTTAAACCGAACTCCGTCACGTTTGTTGCCGTCCTTACCGCCTGCAACCACCGAGGCATGGTAAAGAAAGGGCGGCAGTATTTTGACATGATGGTCAGAGATTATGCCATCAAACCTGCACTGGAGCATTACGGTTGTATCATCGACCTTGCAGCCCGTGCAGGCTACATTACCGAAGCTATTGACATGGTGACAAGTATGCCGATGAAACCAGATGCTGTGATCTGGAGAAGTCTCCTTGATGCTTGTTGCAAAAAGGGTGCTAGTGTGCAGCTAAGTGAAGAAATTGCAACACGTTTAATTGAAACAAGGGAAGATAATCAAAGTTCCAGTGGCGCATATGTGTTGCTGTCTAGAGTCTATGCATCGGCTAGCCGGTGGAACGATGTTGGGATTGTGAGAAAACTAATGACTGAACATGGAATTAGAAAAGAGCCTGGATGCAGTTCCATTGAGATAAATGGCATCTCCCATGAGTTTTTCGCAGGAGACACATCCCACCCTCAAACAAAACAGATATACGAACATTTGAAAGTGATTGATGACAAGTTGAGATCCGTTGGTTATTTACCGGACTGCTCTCAGGCACCATTAGTGGATTCAAATAACGATGGAAGCAAAGAGTATTCCCTTAGGCTGCACAGTGAGAGACTCGCCATTGCTTTTGGTCTGATAAGCTTGCCACCTCGGACTCCAATCCGTGTATTCAAGAATCTACGCGTCTGCAGCGATTGTCACGAGGTTACTAAACTAATCTCAAAGGTCTTCAACACTGAGATCATTGTGAGAGATCGTGTACGGTTCCATCACTTCAAAGACGGATCCTGCTCTTGTTCAGACTACTGGtaacaaacaaaccaaaaaaaaactagtcaCAAACCGCTGCGACCAATTTTGTATAATAATTCATAAGTTTGGTAATGAAACATCATATGATCTCGAATGAAAATCAATTAACTTAACAACACTTGATGAATTCTCCTGCTACTGTTACATCAAAGAAAACAGTGAACAACCTTAGCATCAGTGTCAAAGCAACGTTTTTAACTTCAGTTTAGGACCAACCTAACTAGCTTTTTGATGAGATTGGTACTAAGACGATACTCATGTCAGCATTGTTCGGCGCAAGTTGAAGAGGTAACGGTTTCCCGTTCAAAGTATTAGGATATCATCATATCAATGAGTGATTTAGTAGTCAATGTAAATATCGATACTCAATATATTGTCATTAACTCTAATTGTAATACCCTAGCTAATAGCCATGTATATAAGGCTTCTATGTACTCACGTTATATGCAAGACATTCTTTACACCTTTACATGGTATCAAGAGCTTTTCGATCTACAAAAcactaaaattttcttttcatcattCTCGAACTCTTCTCATCCACAAACATGAGTTCCTCTGAAAACACATCCCCCACCCTTCTCACTGAGATCATCAACACGAATGCTCAGTCCCTTCTCACGATCAACATGTCCAATGTGACAAAGTTAACTGCTGGAAACTACCTCATGTGGAGTCTCCAGATTCATGCCCTCCTAGATGGGTATGATCTTGCCGGATATATTGATGGTACCACCATTGCCCCATCTGCAACGCTCACAAATGAAGAACAAGTCTCTCCGAACCCGGCCTTCTCTTTATGGAAGCGTCAGGATAAACTGATCTACAGCGCCTTCATTGGCGCCATCTCTCCTCCACTCCAACCGCTTGTCTCTCGCGCCGCCACCTCCAACGAAGCCTGGAACACACTTGCCTCCACCTATGCCAAACCAAGCCGAGGACACATCAAGCAACTCAAAACCCAGCTCAAAAACTGGAAAAAGGAGAACAAGACCATAGACATGTACCTTCAGGGCATCATTACACGTCTCGACCAGCTTGCTATCCTTGGCAAAGCAATGGAACATGAAAATCAAATTGATCTCATCCTCGACGGCCTCCCCGATGAATACAAGCAGGTGGTGGATCAAGTTGAAAGCCGtgattgttggggtcaaaatcggtcacgacgaaatcaatgtctgaaagtccgtaaaaatcagcatgaacatttttacgaaaagttatcctcgtaaagatatctttacgaagagccttgcggtaaaatcttgttcaaatctcaatcaaaccactaaataccgattgtccgaagtcaacagacatgtatccaaatcggccgcggacaagctcgagtatggcaatcggaccgcagacaagccaagctcgatcgatacgcggcaacCAAGCAtccacacagctcggtcgctacgtagcgactgagcgtccgttctgctcggtcgctacgtagcgaccaagctcgagccaaactcggtcactacgtagcgacctagcgt encodes:
- the LOC106372068 gene encoding pentatricopeptide repeat-containing protein At1g59720, chloroplastic/mitochondrial-like, coding for MSTGLLLHPLTLHVPPPTSTSNGPPQPFSTAGNHHRHILSLSETCTSMSQLKQLHAFTLRTTFPDETATLFLYGRILQLSSFFFDVSYAFRVFDSIHQESHSSFMWNTLIRACAHDVSRKEEALLLYRKMLGRGKSAPDKHTFPFVLKACAYIFGLSEGKQVHCHVVKHGLSGDVYVNNGLIHLYGSCGCLDLAQKVFNDMPERSLVSWNSMVDALVRAGEYDSALELFRQMQRSFEPDGYTMQSVLSACAGLGSLSLGTWAHAFLLRRCDFDVAMDVLIKNSLIEMYCKCGSLKMGEQVFKGMRKRDLASWNAMILGLATHGRADEALGCFDRMVGKEENVKPNSVTFVAVLTACNHRGMVKKGRQYFDMMVRDYAIKPALEHYGCIIDLAARAGYITEAIDMVTSMPMKPDAVIWRSLLDACCKKGASVQLSEEIATRLIETREDNQSSSGAYVLLSRVYASASRWNDVGIVRKLMTEHGIRKEPGCSSIEINGISHEFFAGDTSHPQTKQIYEHLKVIDDKLRSVGYLPDCSQAPLVDSNNDGSKEYSLRLHSERLAIAFGLISLPPRTPIRVFKNLRVCSDCHEVTKLISKVFNTEIIVRDRVRFHHFKDGSCSCSDYW